The Nitrospira sp. nucleotide sequence ATTCCATAGTCTCTACCCATTCGAGCGTGCGCCGATCCATTCTCCCCTATCGACTTCCTCCGGCTGATCCGGCATTCAATGTCCGGTCGAGATTGAAGGCGGCGCTGATCAATGCCAAGTGAGTGAACGCTTGAGGGAAATTGCCGAGGGCTTCCCCGCTGGTTCCGATCTCTTCAGCGTACAGCCCGACATGGTTGGCATACCCCAACATCCGCTCGAACAGGAAACGCGCCTCTTCAAGTTTTGCACGATCAACGCGTCCTGCCCGGGCAAGGGCTTCCACCAACCAGAATGTGCACATGTTGAACGTGCCCTCTTTCCCATGCAGGCCGTCTTCTCCTGTTTCGCTGTCATACCGATACACCAACCCATCGGACATCAGCCCCCCGGACCTCGGCGAGCGAGTAATGGCCGCCAACGTCTCGAGCATCCGCGGATCGTTCGGAGAAATAAAAAACACGAGCGGCATGATCAGACTCGCGGCATCCAATGAATCACTCTCGTAATGCTGAACGAAGGCTCGACGCTTCTCGTTCCATCCTCGTTGCATGATCTCATCGTAAATCTGATCGCGCACACGCACCCACCGCGTACGATCAGCAGGGAATGACCGCTTGTCGGCCAAGCGAAGCCCACGATCCATCGCCACCCAGCACATCAACTTGGAATAGACGAACTGCCGACGGCCGCCTCTGGTTTCCCAGATTCCCTCATCCGGCTGCTGCCAGTGATCGCACAACCAGTCGAGCCGATGCCTGATTCTCGTCCACGTGTCGTGGCTGATCGGCATCACATGCTTGTTGTACAGGTAGACCGCATCCAGCAATTCGCCGTAGATATCCAGTTGTACCTGGTTATAGGCGCCGTTCCCGATACGTACCGGCTTCGCGCCACGGTATCCTTCCAGATGATCGAGTGTCTGTTCCGTCAACTCGTGACGTCCGTCGATTCCGTACATGACCTGCAGCGAACCGCCGGCCTCT carries:
- a CDS encoding glycoside hydrolase family 15 protein, encoding MSYQPIQNYGIIGNMRTAALVGLNGSIDWLCFPHFDSPSVFAAILDDEKGGRFEITAVGADISLKQLYWPDTNVLVTRFHATNGIAEILDFMPVGLPADSPWHHQLIRRVRVMQGSMEFQVRCHPAFNYARTPHHTRVTKQGASFHSADLNLGLATDITLTPDDRGVRSIFALQEGQSAVFVLRSLEADEHCGAWPSSGEADELFERTVTYWRHWLSRCTYTGRWREMVHRSALCLKLLTFEPTGAIVAAPTCSLPETPEGVRNWDYRYTWIRDAAFTVYGFLKIGFTEEADQFLKWLAARAKEVEAGGSLQVMYGIDGRHELTEQTLDHLEGYRGAKPVRIGNGAYNQVQLDIYGELLDAVYLYNKHVMPISHDTWTRIRHRLDWLCDHWQQPDEGIWETRGGRRQFVYSKLMCWVAMDRGLRLADKRSFPADRTRWVRVRDQIYDEIMQRGWNEKRRAFVQHYESDSLDAASLIMPLVFFISPNDPRMLETLAAITRSPRSGGLMSDGLVYRYDSETGEDGLHGKEGTFNMCTFWLVEALARAGRVDRAKLEEARFLFERMLGYANHVGLYAEEIGTSGEALGNFPQAFTHLALISAAFNLDRTLNAGSAGGSR